The following are encoded together in the bacterium genome:
- a CDS encoding SDR family oxidoreductase: MALEGRVVIVTGAGRGIGAATASLLADAGARVVLASRTAGEIDAVAAEIAARAGADRVLAVPTDLADEQAIVRLVAATLSHFGDLHALVNNGATFRAAPAEELTAADWDAVMDVNARGTFLASREALRAFRRLGHGGAIVNLSSLGGLRGTPKFAGFTAYSVSKFAVVGLTECLAVEGRPLGVRVNCVAPGAVETRMLREAAPFLRTETSPAQVARTIRFLCDDEESGAVTGAVLEIHSNL, from the coding sequence ATGGCACTCGAGGGACGGGTGGTGATCGTCACCGGCGCGGGCCGCGGCATCGGCGCGGCGACGGCGTCGCTGCTGGCCGACGCGGGCGCGCGCGTCGTGCTGGCCAGCCGCACGGCGGGCGAGATCGACGCCGTCGCCGCGGAGATCGCGGCGCGCGCCGGCGCCGATCGGGTGCTGGCCGTGCCGACCGATCTCGCCGATGAGCAGGCGATCGTGCGGCTGGTCGCAGCCACGCTGTCGCACTTCGGCGACCTGCACGCGCTCGTGAACAACGGCGCCACGTTCCGTGCCGCCCCGGCCGAGGAGCTGACGGCGGCCGACTGGGACGCGGTCATGGACGTCAACGCGCGCGGCACGTTCCTCGCCAGCCGCGAGGCGCTGCGTGCCTTCCGGCGTCTCGGGCACGGCGGCGCGATCGTGAACCTGAGCTCGCTCGGCGGGTTGCGCGGGACGCCCAAGTTCGCCGGCTTCACGGCCTACTCGGTGAGCAAGTTCGCCGTCGTCGGGCTGACCGAGTGCCTCGCCGTCGAGGGCCGGCCGCTCGGCGTGCGCGTCAACTGCGTCGCGCCGGGCGCCGTGGAGACGCGCATGCTGCGCGAGGCGGCGCCGTTCCTGCGCACCGAGACGTCGCCCGCGCAGGTGGCACGGACGATCCGCTTCCTCTGCGACGACGAGGAGTCGGGCGCGGTGACCGGCGCGGTGCTCGAGATCCACAGCAACCTGTGA
- a CDS encoding queuosine precursor transporter, producing MTTQAARAAHPAPIRHRRAYKYYDLVMAAFVTVLLTANLIGASKVVTVGGFTFGAGILFFPLSYIFGDVLTEVYGYARSRKVVWAGFSAMIFASVVSWVVVGLPPAEGYPHQAALEQVFGNTPRLVAASLLAYFCGEFVNSFVMAKMKVWSEGRFLWMRTIGSTLAGEAVDSLIFYPAAFLGIWEPALVVQVMIANYFLKSGWEVVMTPVTYRVVGFLKRAEHEDFYDRDTDFNPFTLKV from the coding sequence ATGACGACGCAGGCGGCGCGGGCAGCGCATCCGGCCCCGATTCGGCACCGGCGGGCGTACAAGTACTACGACCTCGTGATGGCCGCGTTCGTCACGGTGCTGCTGACGGCGAACCTGATCGGCGCGAGCAAGGTCGTCACCGTCGGCGGCTTCACCTTCGGCGCGGGCATCCTGTTCTTCCCGCTCTCGTACATCTTCGGCGACGTCCTCACCGAGGTCTACGGCTACGCGCGCTCGCGCAAGGTCGTGTGGGCCGGCTTCTCGGCGATGATCTTCGCGTCGGTCGTCAGCTGGGTGGTGGTCGGGCTGCCGCCGGCCGAGGGCTATCCGCACCAGGCCGCCCTCGAGCAGGTGTTCGGCAACACGCCGCGCCTGGTCGCCGCGTCGCTGCTCGCGTACTTCTGCGGCGAGTTCGTGAACTCCTTCGTGATGGCGAAGATGAAGGTCTGGAGCGAGGGCCGCTTCCTGTGGATGCGCACCATCGGCTCCACGCTGGCGGGCGAGGCGGTCGACTCGCTGATCTTCTACCCGGCGGCGTTCCTCGGCATCTGGGAGCCCGCGCTGGTCGTGCAGGTGATGATCGCCAACTACTTCCTCAAGTCGGGCTGGGAGGTCGTCATGACGCCGGTCACGTACCGTGTCGTGGGGTTCTTGAAGCGCGCGGAGCACGAGGACTTCTACGACCGCGACACCGACTTCAATCCGTTCACGCTGAAGGTCTGA
- a CDS encoding AAA family ATPase: MTAPNESRAMRVLRDIVESGRPLAYFRTAEEHRIVELLRETASTLFSPPAPLFVWSLTEGLRRDGESGRGEQLGPRAVLDTIIASSGPGVYLLKDFHEPMREAADVRRRLRDLYDACLDRQKLVVISSPVKYIPDEIERAVAYVELAVPDLAELTSFLRRQAEQITASGGTVDGSDETITQLGRALQGLTMDDAQHAVRRALAERRRLDAESVPALLEEKRLVVNRSGMVEYVPIQTDLGDVGGLSVLKDWLTARRKLFQMRDSLSAEIVPKGVLIMGISGCGKSLSVKAIASCFELPLYRIDMIEVFSGRHGTPEGAFVRACRMLESMAPAVVWFDEIEAGITTQSKESDVGRIFSFFLTWMQEKTGGLFVGATANRIDLLPAEMIRKGRFDEVFFVDLPLDDERLEIFKVHLDRRGVDAGGFEMEPLKKMTRGWTGAEIEQCVVSALTTVHLEGRPLKIADLYAATSRVVPLSKTMKEQVELIRNWAFDRAVRASPRA, from the coding sequence ATGACCGCCCCCAACGAGAGCCGCGCCATGCGCGTGCTGAGAGACATCGTCGAGTCGGGACGCCCGCTCGCCTACTTCCGGACGGCCGAGGAGCATCGGATCGTCGAGCTGCTGCGCGAAACGGCGTCGACGCTGTTCTCGCCGCCGGCGCCGCTGTTCGTCTGGAGCCTCACCGAGGGGCTCCGGCGCGACGGCGAGTCGGGTCGCGGCGAGCAGCTCGGGCCGCGCGCCGTGCTCGACACCATCATCGCGTCGAGCGGACCCGGCGTCTATCTCCTCAAGGACTTCCACGAGCCCATGCGCGAGGCGGCCGACGTCCGGCGCCGGCTGCGCGACCTCTACGACGCCTGCCTCGACCGGCAGAAGCTCGTCGTGATCTCGTCGCCGGTGAAGTACATCCCCGACGAGATCGAGCGCGCCGTCGCCTACGTCGAGCTGGCGGTGCCGGACCTGGCCGAGCTGACGAGCTTCCTGCGGCGGCAGGCGGAGCAGATCACGGCGTCGGGCGGCACGGTCGACGGCAGCGACGAGACCATCACTCAGCTCGGCCGCGCGCTCCAGGGGCTCACCATGGACGACGCCCAGCACGCGGTCCGCCGCGCGCTCGCCGAACGGCGCCGGCTCGACGCCGAGTCGGTGCCGGCGCTGCTGGAGGAGAAGCGGCTGGTCGTCAACCGCAGCGGCATGGTCGAGTACGTGCCGATCCAGACCGACCTCGGCGACGTCGGCGGGCTGTCGGTGCTGAAGGACTGGCTCACGGCCCGCCGCAAGCTCTTCCAGATGCGCGATTCGCTGAGCGCCGAGATCGTGCCGAAGGGCGTCCTCATCATGGGCATCTCGGGCTGCGGCAAGAGCCTGTCCGTCAAGGCCATCGCCTCGTGCTTCGAGCTGCCGCTCTACCGCATCGACATGATCGAGGTGTTCTCCGGCCGCCACGGGACCCCGGAGGGCGCCTTCGTGCGCGCCTGTCGCATGCTCGAGTCGATGGCGCCCGCCGTGGTGTGGTTCGACGAGATCGAGGCCGGCATCACCACGCAGTCGAAGGAGAGCGACGTCGGCCGCATCTTCAGCTTCTTCCTCACCTGGATGCAGGAGAAGACGGGCGGGCTCTTCGTCGGCGCCACCGCCAACCGGATCGATCTCCTGCCCGCGGAGATGATCCGCAAGGGCCGCTTCGACGAGGTCTTCTTCGTCGACCTGCCGCTCGACGACGAGCGGCTCGAGATCTTCAAGGTGCACCTCGACCGCCGCGGCGTCGACGCCGGCGGCTTCGAGATGGAGCCGCTCAAGAAGATGACCAGGGGCTGGACCGGCGCCGAGATCGAGCAGTGCGTGGTGTCGGCGCTCACCACGGTGCACCTCGAGGGGCGGCCGCTCAAGATCGCCGATCTCTACGCCGCCACCTCGCGCGTGGTGCCGCTCTCGAAGACGATGAAGGAGCAGGTCGAGCTGATCCGCAACTGGGCGTTCGATCGCGCGGTCCGGGCGTCGCCGCGGGCGTGA
- a CDS encoding NUDIX hydrolase — translation MSEAIPAATVVLVRNGAAGLETLLLRRNSKIAFGGMWVFPGGRIDPADHHGHAPADELITARRAAVREAREETGLTIPEATLVPLSHWSPPAMAPKRFLTWFFIAPATAAAVTIDRGEIHEHVWLRPADALARRNALEIEFAPPTWVTLEWLRAHADVAASLAAAAARDPERFVTRIAAGPEGPVALWHGDAAYDADAIDGAGPRHRLYMRASGWVYERG, via the coding sequence ATGAGCGAAGCCATCCCGGCGGCCACGGTCGTCCTCGTGCGCAACGGCGCCGCGGGTCTCGAGACGCTGCTCCTCCGGCGCAACTCGAAGATCGCGTTCGGCGGCATGTGGGTGTTCCCGGGCGGCCGCATCGACCCCGCGGATCACCACGGCCACGCGCCCGCCGACGAGCTGATCACCGCCCGGCGCGCCGCGGTGCGCGAAGCCCGCGAGGAGACCGGGCTCACCATCCCCGAGGCGACGCTCGTGCCGCTGTCGCACTGGAGCCCGCCGGCGATGGCGCCGAAGCGCTTTCTCACCTGGTTCTTCATCGCCCCCGCGACGGCCGCCGCGGTGACGATCGATCGCGGCGAGATCCACGAGCACGTCTGGCTCCGTCCCGCCGACGCGCTCGCGCGCCGCAACGCGCTCGAGATCGAGTTCGCGCCGCCGACGTGGGTGACGCTCGAGTGGCTGCGCGCGCACGCCGACGTCGCCGCCAGCCTGGCCGCAGCCGCCGCGCGCGACCCGGAGCGCTTCGTGACGCGCATCGCGGCCGGTCCCGAGGGGCCGGTCGCGCTGTGGCACGGCGACGCCGCCTACGACGCCGACGCGATCGACGGCGCCGGCCCGCGCCATCGCCTGTACATGCGCGCGAGCGGCTGGGTCTACGAGCGCGGCTGA
- a CDS encoding VOC family protein has product MFSHVMVGTNDLEASKKFYDAVLGTLGIGPGFIDDARRIFYLSPAGAAFAVSIPIDGAPASAANGGTVGFVVADPATVDAWHAAGVANGGTTCEDPPGVREGGLGKMYLAYLRDPSGNKLCALHRM; this is encoded by the coding sequence ATGTTCAGCCACGTGATGGTCGGCACCAACGATCTCGAGGCGTCGAAGAAGTTCTACGACGCCGTACTCGGCACGCTCGGCATCGGACCGGGCTTCATCGACGACGCCCGGCGCATCTTCTACCTGTCGCCGGCCGGCGCCGCGTTCGCCGTCAGCATCCCGATCGACGGCGCGCCCGCCTCGGCGGCGAACGGCGGGACCGTCGGGTTCGTGGTCGCCGACCCGGCCACCGTCGACGCCTGGCACGCGGCCGGCGTGGCGAACGGCGGCACGACCTGCGAAGACCCGCCGGGCGTGCGCGAAGGCGGGCTGGGCAAGATGTATCTCGCCTATCTCCGCGATCCGTCCGGCAACAAGCTCTGCGCCCTGCACCGCATGTGA
- a CDS encoding amidohydrolase, with amino-acid sequence MEPVNTDSLISADSHNVEPPELWQKWLPEHLRSQAPQLVKDEEGGDAWLYNDGGAPAPLGLVTVTRSRPREELRWSGAKYATINQGNFEGSARVKEMLEDGVVAEVIYSPQRTMRHFMQGTEDELHLAGVKAYNDWLAKDFCAKGEGRLIGVGQMPAIGIDAAIAEMRRCREMGLRGVLLSAWPSGNASLSEADDPFFAEAQKLKLPISLHIGLASKTKAPPKPKNAMEEKSRRGEGTGGRQVSTLSGAGLDSMPLLLGEIILTGVHDRFPDLKFVSVEAGIGWVPYFLEQMDDRYERNRHWAKVKLDRKPSTYVKTNWFFTFVIDHYGVKNRHAIGVDNVMWSTDYPHHGCDWPHSRKTVADMFEGVPADERRKITHDNCAGLYGITV; translated from the coding sequence ATGGAGCCCGTGAACACCGACTCGCTCATCTCCGCCGACTCGCACAACGTCGAGCCGCCCGAGCTCTGGCAGAAGTGGCTGCCCGAGCACCTGCGCTCGCAGGCCCCCCAGCTCGTGAAGGACGAGGAGGGCGGCGACGCCTGGCTGTACAACGACGGCGGCGCGCCCGCGCCCCTCGGCCTCGTCACCGTCACCCGCAGCCGCCCGCGCGAGGAGCTGCGCTGGTCGGGTGCGAAGTACGCCACGATCAACCAGGGCAACTTCGAGGGCAGCGCGCGCGTGAAGGAGATGCTCGAAGACGGCGTCGTCGCGGAGGTGATCTACTCGCCCCAGCGCACCATGCGGCACTTCATGCAGGGCACCGAGGACGAGCTGCACCTCGCCGGCGTGAAGGCCTACAACGACTGGCTCGCGAAGGACTTCTGTGCCAAGGGCGAGGGCCGCCTGATCGGCGTCGGCCAGATGCCGGCGATCGGCATCGACGCGGCCATCGCCGAGATGCGGCGCTGCAGGGAGATGGGCCTGCGCGGCGTGCTGCTGTCGGCGTGGCCGAGCGGCAACGCCAGCCTGTCCGAGGCCGACGATCCGTTCTTCGCCGAGGCCCAGAAGCTGAAGCTGCCGATCAGCCTGCACATCGGCCTCGCGTCGAAGACGAAGGCGCCGCCGAAGCCGAAGAACGCGATGGAGGAGAAGTCGCGGCGCGGCGAGGGCACCGGTGGCCGTCAGGTGTCGACGCTGTCGGGCGCGGGCCTCGACTCGATGCCGCTGCTGCTCGGCGAGATCATCCTGACGGGCGTCCACGATCGCTTCCCCGATCTCAAGTTCGTCTCCGTCGAGGCCGGCATCGGCTGGGTGCCGTACTTCCTCGAGCAGATGGACGATCGCTACGAGCGCAACCGTCACTGGGCCAAGGTGAAGCTCGATCGCAAGCCCAGCACGTACGTGAAGACGAACTGGTTCTTCACCTTCGTCATCGATCACTACGGCGTAAAGAACCGCCACGCGATCGGCGTCGACAACGTGATGTGGTCGACCGACTACCCGCACCACGGCTGCGACTGGCCGCACTCGCGCAAGACCGTCGCCGACATGTTCGAGGGCGTGCCGGCGGACGAGCGCCGGAAGATCACGCACGACAACTGCGCCGGGCTCTACGGCATCACCGTCTGA
- a CDS encoding MFS transporter, with the protein MGSERVGTWGSIRRAFASWRTAAVALLSFSSGLPLGLVWIAIPDWMRGIGVDIRIVGLLTLAQAPWTFKFLWAPLMDRWQLPGMGRRRGWAMVAQVGLLAGTLALAGVGGHPDAPWIVGALALAIAFSAATQDIAIDAYAVDVLRPEEQGVAVGARTALYRAAMFVAGGLSITLAGQYSWPLVNVGLAALYLPMLLVTWRAPEPADVPPAPATLREAVWLPFLGFLSRHRALEILAFVLCYKLADNLAGALTRPFLVDMGYDEWDRGVALASVGLGATLVGTFLGGVMTTGMGLGNALWIFGLLQLFSNLGYVLIAGSPVNRPLMYGATAFETLTSGMGTGAFSVLLLRLTQKRFSATQYALFSSLFGLPRLISGPVSGFLVDALGWRTFFWLTMVAGIPGLALLWRFVPPGVREPVFTVEPPHARAPLSRAGLAWRGVLGGVVAAALTALTVAALAALKALRTSGSFDLGPPLWALAQPAEVGDWLTLAGIVVTALACGLFVAAIAAARHGATAEVADAQP; encoded by the coding sequence GTGGGGTCGGAGCGAGTGGGGACGTGGGGCAGCATCCGGCGAGCGTTCGCCTCGTGGCGCACCGCCGCGGTCGCGCTCCTCTCGTTCTCGTCGGGTCTACCGCTCGGGCTGGTGTGGATCGCGATCCCCGACTGGATGCGCGGCATCGGCGTCGACATCCGCATCGTCGGCCTGCTGACGCTCGCGCAGGCACCGTGGACGTTCAAGTTCCTCTGGGCGCCGCTGATGGACCGCTGGCAGCTCCCCGGCATGGGCCGGCGGCGCGGCTGGGCGATGGTCGCGCAGGTGGGCCTCCTCGCCGGCACGCTGGCGCTCGCCGGCGTCGGCGGGCATCCCGACGCGCCGTGGATCGTCGGCGCGCTGGCGCTCGCGATCGCCTTCTCGGCCGCGACCCAGGACATCGCCATCGACGCCTACGCCGTCGACGTGCTGCGGCCCGAGGAGCAGGGCGTCGCCGTGGGCGCGCGCACCGCGCTCTATCGCGCCGCCATGTTCGTCGCGGGCGGGCTCTCGATCACGCTCGCCGGGCAGTACTCGTGGCCGCTCGTGAACGTCGGCCTCGCGGCGCTCTACCTGCCGATGCTGCTCGTCACCTGGCGGGCGCCCGAGCCCGCCGACGTGCCGCCGGCGCCGGCGACGTTGCGCGAGGCGGTGTGGCTGCCGTTCCTCGGCTTCCTCTCACGTCACCGCGCGCTCGAGATCCTCGCCTTCGTCCTCTGCTACAAGCTGGCCGACAACCTCGCCGGCGCGCTCACCCGACCGTTCCTCGTCGACATGGGCTACGACGAGTGGGACCGCGGGGTCGCGCTCGCCAGCGTCGGCCTCGGCGCGACGCTCGTCGGCACCTTCCTCGGCGGCGTCATGACGACGGGCATGGGCCTCGGCAACGCGCTCTGGATATTCGGGCTGCTCCAGCTGTTCTCGAACCTCGGCTACGTGCTCATCGCCGGCAGCCCGGTGAACCGGCCGCTCATGTACGGGGCGACCGCGTTCGAAACGCTGACCAGCGGCATGGGCACGGGCGCGTTCTCCGTCCTACTCCTGCGCCTTACCCAGAAGCGCTTCTCGGCGACGCAGTACGCGCTCTTCTCGAGCCTCTTCGGCCTGCCGCGGCTGATCTCCGGACCGGTGAGCGGCTTTCTCGTCGACGCCCTCGGCTGGCGGACGTTCTTCTGGCTGACGATGGTGGCCGGCATCCCGGGCCTCGCGCTGCTGTGGCGCTTCGTGCCGCCGGGCGTGCGCGAGCCCGTGTTCACCGTCGAGCCGCCGCACGCGCGCGCGCCGCTGTCGCGCGCCGGGCTCGCCTGGCGCGGGGTGCTCGGGGGCGTCGTCGCAGCGGCGCTCACGGCGCTGACGGTCGCGGCGTTGGCGGCGCTCAAGGCGCTGCGCACGAGCGGTAGCTTCGACCTCGGCCCGCCGCTGTGGGCCCTCGCGCAGCCGGCGGAGGTGGGCGACTGGCTGACGCTCGCCGGCATCGTGGTGACGGCGCTCGCGTGCGGCCTCTTCGTCGCGGCGATCGCCGCGGCCCGGCACGGCGCGACGGCCGAGGTCGCCGACGCCCAGCCTTGA